Genomic segment of Triticum aestivum cultivar Chinese Spring chromosome 6A, IWGSC CS RefSeq v2.1, whole genome shotgun sequence:
NNNNNNNNNNNNNNNNNNNNNNNNNNNNNNNNNNNNNNNNNNNNNNNNNNNNNNNNNNNNNNNNNNNNNNNNNNNNNNNNNNNNNNNNNNNNNNNNNNNNNNNNNNNNNNNNNNNNNNNNNaagcactcagtttcaggctttggttcagctttgggcttcttcgtgggagtgacaacttgcttgtcaatctacttgaagttcccctttctttccctttgcccttttcttgaaactagtgatcttgtcaaccatcaacacttgatgctctttcttgatttctaccttcgttgatttcaacatcacgaagagctcgggaatcattttcatcatcccttgcatactatagttcatcacgaagttctactaacttggtgatggtgactagagaattctgtcaatcactatcttatctggaagattaactcccacttgattcaagcgattgaagtacccagacaatctgagcacatgctcactagttgagcgattctcctccatcttttagctatagaacttgttggagacttcatatctctcaactcaggtatttgcttgaaatattaacttcaattcctggaacatctcatatggtccatgacgttcaaaacgtctttgaagtcccgattctaagccgttaagcatggtgcactaaactatcaagtagtcatcatattaagctagccagacgttcataacttctgcatctgctcctgcaataggtctgtcacctagcggtgcattaaggacataattcttctgtgcagcaatgaggataaacctcagatcacggatcgaatccgcatcattgctactaacatttttcaacacaatattctctaggaacatatcaaaataaacatatgagagcaacaacgcaagctattgatctacaacataatttgcaaaatactaccaggactaagttcatgataaatttaagttcaattaatcatattacttaagaactcccacttagatagacatccctctaatcctctaagtgattacgtgatccaaatcaactaaaccataaccgatcatcacgtgagatggagtagttttcaatggtgaacatcgttatgttgatcatatctactatatgattcacgctcgacctttcggtctccgtgttccgaggccatatctgcatatgctaggctcgtcaagtttaacctgagtattctgcgtgtgcaaaactggcttgcacccgttgtagatggacgtagagcttatcacacccgatcatcacgtggtgtctgggcacgacgaactttggcaacggtgcatactcagggagaacacttcttgataatttagtgagagatcatcttataatgctaccgtcaatcaaagcaagataagatgcataaaaagataaacatcacatgcaatcaatataagtgatatgatatggccatcatcatcttgtgcttgtgatctccatctccgaagcagcgtcatgatcaccatcgtcaccggcgcgacaccttgatctccatcgtagcatcgttgtcgtctcgccaatcttatgcttccacgactatcactatcgtttagtaataaagtaaagcattacatcgcgattgcattgcatacaataaagcgacaaccatatggctcctgccagttgccgataacttggttacaaaacaatacaataaaattcagcatcatgccttgaccatatcacatcacaacatgccctgcaaaaacaagttagacgtcctctactttgttgttgcatgttttacgtggctgctacgggcttaagtaagaaccaatctcacctacgcatcaaaaccacaacgatagtttgtcaaatagactccgttttaaccttcgcaaggaccgggcttagccatacttggttcaactaaagttggagaggcagtcgcccgcaagccatctctgtgcaaagcacgtcgagggaaccggtctcgcgtaagcgtatgcgtaaggttggtccgggtcgtctcgtccaacaataccgccgaaacaaagtatgacatgctggtaggcagtatgacttgtatcgtccacaactcacttgtgttctactcgtgcatataacatcaacataagtaacctaggctctgataccactgttgggtttcgtagtaatttcaaaaattttcctacgcgcacacaggatcatgtgatgcatagcaacgagaggagagtgttgtctacgtacccaacgcagaccgactgcggaagcgatgacacgacgtagaggaagtagtcgtacgtcttcacgatccaaccgatcaagcaccgaaactacggcacctccgagttcgagcacacgttcagctcgatgacgatccccggactccgatccagcaaagtgtcggggaagagttccgtcagcacgacggcgtggtgacgatcttgatgaactacagcagcagggcttcgcctaaactccgctacagtattatcgaggtatatggtggcagggggcaccgcacacggctaaggaatagatcacgtggatcaacttgtgtcaacttgtgtgtttagaggtgcccctgcctccgtatataaaggagccaaggggggagggggcgccggccaagagggagaggcgcaggaggagtcctactcctaccgggagtattcccaagggggaaagagggagaggggtggccggccacctctcctagtcctaataggactaggggaaggggggaggcgcgcagcccccttgggctgcccctttctcctttccactaaggcccatgatggcccatatggctcccggggggttccggtaacctcccggtaacccggtaaaatcccgatttcacccggaacacttccgatgtccaaacatagacttccaatatatcaatctttatgtctcgatcatttcgagactcctcgtcatgtccgtgatcacatccgggactccgaacaaccttcggtacatcaaaatgcataaactcataatataattgtcatcgtaaccttaagcgtgcggaccctacgggttcgagaacaatgtagacatgaccgagacacgtctctggtcaataaccaatagcgggacctggatgcccatattggctcctacatattctacgaagatctttatcggtcagaccgcataacaacatacgttgttccctttgtcatcggtatgttacttgcccgagatttgatcgtcggtatccaatacctagttcaatctcgttaccggcaagtctctttactcgttccgtaatacatcatctcacaactaacatattagttgcagtgcttgcaaggcttatgtgatgtgcattaccgagagggcccagagatacctctccgacaatcggagtgacaaatcctaatctcaaaatacgccaacccaacatctacctttggagacacctgtaatgctcctttataatcacccagttacgttgtgacgtttggtagcacccaaagtgttcctccggcaaacgggagttgcataatctcatagtcataggaacatgtataagtcatgaagaaagcaatagcaacatactaaacgatcaggtgctaagctaatggaatgggtcatgtcaatcagatcattcaactaatgatgtgacctcgttaatcaaataacaactcattgttcatggtcaggaaacataaccatctttgattaacgagctagtcaagtagaggcatactagtgacactctgtttgtctatgtattcacacatgtattatgtttccggttaatacaattctagcatgaataataaacatttatcatgatataaggaaataaataataactttattattgcctctagggcatatttccttcagccatgTTGTTTGTCTTGGTGAAATTTCGCCTCTGCTGGTGGCACTGAGATTTCACCAAAACTGGCAAAAAATACTCCTCATATCCACCTAGAGGATCATGACGATTACCAAAACAATGACTAATACAAACAAAAGGAGATCATGACAAGGCTATTTTATAGCATTCATGTAACAGAAGTCATCCTTCATTAACAGCTTAATCATTTACAAAGGCTCCATTAAGTTTACCTTCTAAAAGCAGCTTATCTCTTGAAAAGGCATGATCTGAACAAAAGGTTGTTTTAACCACCACGAAACTAAAGAAAGGCGCAATGAAGGAGATATGATAGCCATGTCGATGAAAGATCTATTTATATTATTTATATGTACAAGTATGTAACAATGGAAAAATAGTGCTTACAATGAACTATCTATATTGTCTTAAGTTCACTTCCCAAAAAGTCATTTAAATGTCAATTAGTGTATAAATTGGTGTTTTGCTGTAAAGTATCATATAAACAGGCTGCCGGGGTTTCAGGGGCATCACAAACCATTCCTACTAAATCTGTAGTTTCACAATTGTCTTAGCATCACAACTTCGAGGCTTCCCACAGTTATGAGCTCAAAGCAACTTTTCCACGGctatttttttttacaaaatccAGAGCACAAACAAACATACCATAAGTAAGGCAGATATTCTAGCGTTTAGATCATGAATGAATTGCGAGCCCCCTTGGTCATTGGCTCGACACAGAATTAGAGATAGGATATCAAGAGTTAACACCTTTGCTCATTTTATTTTCTATTGTATTTGGTTATCTGATAAACAACATGCATTAGGCATATATAGGCACTATTCAAAAAATCTTTCGATTCAGCGATTTATCGCTACTCTTGGGGTGACcaataagattatgccttatcttcatCGTTTATCGTTTGGGCCGATTTATCGCTATGACAAGCAATTTATTGGGAATCTACCGATAAATCGGGCCTATTCATAGCACTATGTTTATAAAAACTATGTTTATTTAcgttttgtggaccttgttacaCAATATGTACAGttgtcctattttgtttgtcactatacgaggattcaaaggctaggaatCATGGTAACACCTCTGCCCAATATTGTTTTGATGTTGAATATAGCTTATTTTATGTTGGGAAACTAGGATTTGCAAAAAATGGTTGATTAATAGTCGACCAATAAAATTGATTAATCGGACGATTTTTAATTAATCCCTAATCCTCGGGTAAACAAGATgctaacgataagcgatatcctcaacattaggcatAGGCCTTATGGTAGGTACTATGGCTTTGAATTTTGGTTTCAGTAATATTTCGGCCATAGCCAAAATCATTGAGTTCCATTAAATTTTAGTGTTTCAGGTTTCAGTTTGGCAAGATGAAGAAAATAGACCAGAATTCAGCTGAAATCCAAccaaatatttcaaaattttattGGAAAGTCCTGCAATAGTCATGTAACAAACCCCGTGTGTGTGTTTAGCATTTTTTATCCTTGAGAGAGGGAAAAAAATtgtatgagaccaggtctcacggattagcgggtgagacccatcctgatggatgacatgtgacattcacaaatcacaaagcatccccccaccccccacctgaaatcagggggggggggagagattagatgctttgtgatttgtgaatgccacatgtcatccatcagggcgggtctcatctgatttatatgagacctggtctcatataatttttttcactTGAGTACCTAATATCGAAAAGTTGAGGGAGAAAACTTCCCCCTTAACCATGTTTTTCTAACTCTAATAATGCCTAGGGTTTCCTATGTAAGTTTAGTATTTTGGCGCCGATGTAGTTGAAATAAAACCGGAAATGTGAACATACAATTTCTAATCCCGTGCCTAATTAATCTCCGATGCTGAGCATTTACAAAGCACTAATGTACACCGACCATGATCATATTAATGACCAAACCAAAAAAACAAGGTGCTCGCCGGACTGCGCGCGTCAATTTCCGTCGACGGCGACCGTCACCGACGTCGGGAATAGTACATCGCCGTCCATTCTTCGACGGCCAATGCCTTCCACGGCCGACAAGCTCACCGTCGTTGCACCGTTGACGTCGCTGCTGCTCAAGCTACGCTTCAGCTGCCGTATGCTAGGGCACAGCACCTCGTCCGCCCACGACTCCAACGACGTGGCCGTGGCGGTCGACGCTCCTGCCGCCGTCCACGCGGCACCGGCCAGCCTGTCCAGCACGCCGGCGTCCATGTGCACGGACCACCCGCCACTGCCGGCGGCGTCGCCGAACTTGACCGATACCACGTCGGAGACGCTCCGTTTGAGAGGCCCGAAGTCGACTGATCTGAACACCACTGTCCCGTCGACGGCTCGGATGAGCTCGTGCACATTGGACTGTGCCGAGCGCGTGCCGGCCGAGGGCGGTTGCGCGTACTCCTGCTCGTGCTCCACCGTCAGGTCGCTGGACGAGTTACGTGAGCCCTCGCCGCCGCTGTCCTCGCCGTCGTCGTCGATGTGATCGTCGCACATGGACAAGTTCAGGTCAAGCGGGAGCGGTTTGCGTGGTTTCACGCGCCGGTATCCGTCGAGCTCCTGCTCGGGCCTCCGCTTCGGCGTCGTGTGCCGCCGGACACGGAGCTCCAGGTTCCACGGCGAGTCGGTGGGTTGACCCGGCGCGGACGACGACCAGCTTGACATGACGATGAAGATGGCGCTGCCGAGGGCGACGTCTCGGCCGTGTGAGTCCGTGAGCTGGCCGGACTCGACGGCGTGCACGATGGCACCGTGCACGACATCGTCGGTGTGGTCGAGGTCATCGAGCACCACGACGCGGAACGGGTTGTCTCGTACGGTCTCAGCCACGCGGTCCAGCGCCGTCCTTCCGCGGCACGACACGACGGATTCTTCCCCGCCGTCGACGTCGCCGGTTGTTGCACAGCCGAGGCGCACAGTGACGGGGCCGGCGCCAAAGATCGCCACGGAGAGCGCCTCGGCCATCCTCCTCTTCCCGACCATGTCGGCACCGGCGAAGAGGACCCACGTGTCGGCCTTTGGCCCTACTCGTCGCCGCTTTCCGCCGCCGAACCTGGCCTTCACGATCGTATCAGCCACCGCAGCCGCAGCCTCCGGTTGCCATCTCACCGCCTCCGTGAGCCGTTTAGCGAGCACCTTTTCGTCCGTGTCCCATGCCGATGCTGATGCCGGTGCCGGCGTCATCGAAGGCACCGGCGTCCCCAGGGCGAGGTCGGTGTCCACCACCGTGCCTCTAGCCGGCGCCGATGGCCTGACCGGCAGCGTCGCATGCATGCTGCCGATAACACTCGCGCCGTTCCACTCGGAGCACGTAACCGCCGGCGGCCGGCCGTGGGAGTGCAGCTGCGCGCACCGGTCCAGCCACCGACGCCACAGCTCATCTGCGTCCCGCGCCTTGTCCTGAAAACCAACGATGGGCTGCGGCCGTGCGCTGGCCGGCGTCCCGATCTGCAGCCACCGCGACATGGTCTTCTCGGTGGGGTTGAGGGAGCTCGCCGCATCAGCACACTGCATGTCGGCGCGCTCCCGCTCGTAGCCGTCCACGCAGGCGTTGCACATGCCCGTCGCCGGCCTGTGCGTCGTTGCACCGGTCATCGCCGACGACAACACCTCCACCGAGCTGCTCAGGATGCCTCGATTGACTCCAGCACTGTGGCATCAATATGACAGTTAATCACACACTCATGGTTTGCCAAAAGAAAATCACATATACTCATGTGGGATTCGTGACATAATCAAGAAAGATTTGTCTACAACCTCGGAGAGAGCCCGAGCGACGGCGGCTGCGGTGGTCTCGGCGTGATGGGCACCGCCTGGATGTCCCACTCGCTCTCCAGCGCCGGGTGGTACACCTGGCACTTGAGATACGTGGCGCACGTCGCCGTGCCGATCACCCAGACGCGGCGCCGCTCGCCTTCGCCGCCGGAGTGCTCCAGCACGCGTGCCATCTCGGCCACCGCGGCGCGCGCCGTGTCGAGCACCACCTCCCTCCTCGTTTCCTGCGGCTCGCCGAAGGCGACCGCGCATCTTTCCTCCACGAGCCATTGGAGGTTCCCGAGGTTGACCACGACACCAGCGGTCTGTGACACCATCGCCGGTGCCAGTAGCTCCGATGTGATCGCTTCGCCGAGCTCCCTGATCTTGGCGACCAGCTCTGACCTATCCATGTCTGCCAGGTTGCCGAATTCGATGACCCGCGCATTGCCGAGGCGCTGGCGTTGGATCATCGCGACGACCTCCTGCACGACGGCGTCCACGTCCGCCGTGTCACCGACGAGCACCGGGTTGCGCTTCTTGGCCCTTTTCAGCACGTCCACGACCTTGGCCACCTCCTCGTCCCGGTTGATCGGCGCCTGCCGGTGCTGCAGCGACCTGGTGGCGCTGACATAGACGCCGGAGTCAGGGGCTGCGGGGTCGGAGAGGGACCGGAGCATGGCCGCCTTGACGGCGGTGCTGGAGAAGGAGGCCTCGCGCATGACGCGAGCCACGGACGGGTCGTCAAGGATGGCAAGCACAAGGTGCGGCACGCCGACGCGGTGGTCGTCGCCGCCGGCGGGCTCGACGGGGCTGCCGCCGATGCGGCGGTGGTGCGCGTACGCGCGCTTGAGCGCGGCGGAGAGCGCGTTGGAGAGCGGCGGGGGCTGCGGGCCGCCGCGGAACCCGGCGCCGTCGACATGGCCGCCGTGGTGGTGCTCCGTGGAGGTGGGCAGACGGTCAAGGGCCACCGCGAAGCAGAGGTCGAGCGCGCGGCACCGGAGCGGGTGCGGCGAAGCGAGGCCGGCGACGCAGGCGTCGCGGAGGAGCGGCGCCGGGCCGGAGAGCAGCGCAGCTGCCGCGTGGAGCGGCGTGGTGTGCGCGTGGCGGCGCCTGGACGCGTCGCCCGCGGCGCGGGACAGCACGGCCGCCGCGTCGGGGGTGAGCGGCGGGGCCGCGGCCGACGGCAGCGAGACGGCCGCGGGCGGTGCCGCCGAGTAGGCTCTCATGCCGGTGGGCGGGTTCGATGGGTCGGTCGGCCGGTCGGTCTCTGCTCGGTCTCCCTCGGCTGCTGGGGCTGAGGTAGCCGGGGGGTCGAGGTGGTGTTAGTTATAGGTTTAGCCGCGCCGGGGCACTGCGCACGCACGTCGCTGTGATGGCGAGTGGAGTTTGGTTCACCAGAGGAGAGGCGGGCGAGGTGAAAGGCGAAGGTGTGCGCGAGGAAGGGAGGGAGGTGCCGCTGGAAAAAGTGGCGGGGAGGAGACAGGAGGAGATTGTTTAAGGTGCAAGCATTTCTAAGTGCTTCTGGCAGGGTGGGGCCGAGGATCTTGTAGCTTGGATTTGCATCGACATTCCAACCGTATCCTCTGCTCGTGCCCATGTATTCCTTCATTTCTTGCTTTTTCTCTGAATTCCTACAGTTTTTCACAAATACTATCAGATAACTGGGAGGGGCATTTTGGCTCCCAGGTGAACAGTAAAGCGAAAAAAgtaattttttagaaaaaaattctgaatttttttgcgGTGGTTGTGTTAGTGtcgcaagcatgcttgacaattttcatgcaAAATAAAGCAGCATTATTTCGCCGGTGAAAAATATAA
This window contains:
- the LOC123128699 gene encoding protein SMAX1-like, which encodes MRAYSAAPPAAVSLPSAAAPPLTPDAAAVLSRAAGDASRRRHAHTTPLHAAAALLSGPAPLLRDACVAGLASPHPLRCRALDLCFAVALDRLPTSTEHHHGGHVDGAGFRGGPQPPPLSNALSAALKRAYAHHRRIGGSPVEPAGGDDHRVGVPHLVLAILDDPSVARVMREASFSSTAVKAAMLRSLSDPAAPDSGVYVSATRSLQHRQAPINRDEEVAKVVDVLKRAKKRNPVLVGDTADVDAVVQEVVAMIQRQRLGNARVIEFGNLADMDRSELVAKIRELGEAITSELLAPAMVSQTAGVVVNLGNLQWLVEERCAVAFGEPQETRREVVLDTARAAVAEMARVLEHSGGEGERRRVWVIGTATCATYLKCQVYHPALESEWDIQAVPITPRPPQPPSLGLSPSAGVNRGILSSSVEVLSSAMTGATTHRPATGMCNACVDGYERERADMQCADAASSLNPTEKTMSRWLQIGTPASARPQPIVGFQDKARDADELWRRWLDRCAQLHSHGRPPAVTCSEWNGASVIGSMHATLPVRPSAPARGTVVDTDLALGTPVPSMTPAPASASAWDTDEKVLAKRLTEAVRWQPEAAAAVADTIVKARFGGGKRRRVGPKADTWVLFAGADMVGKRRMAEALSVAIFGAGPVTVRLGCATTGDVDGGEESVVSCRGRTALDRVAETVRDNPFRVVVLDDLDHTDDVVHGAIVHAVESGQLTDSHGRDVALGSAIFIVMSSWSSSAPGQPTDSPWNLELRVRRHTTPKRRPEQELDGYRRVKPRKPLPLDLNLSMCDDHIDDDGEDSGGEGSRNSSSDLTVEHEQEYAQPPSAGTRSAQSNVHELIRAVDGTVVFRSVDFGPLKRSVSDVVSVKFGDAAGSGGWSVHMDAGVLDRLAGAAWTAAGASTATATSLESWADEVLCPSIRQLKRSLSSSDVNGATTVSLSAVEGIGRRRMDGDVLFPTSVTVAVDGN